In Nostoc sphaeroides, the genomic window ATTCAAGACACTCAAGCCGCAGTTGCTCATGTGGGAGATAGCCGTCTCTATCGTTTAACGCGCAAGCGGGGACTAGAACAAGTCACAGTAGATCATGAAGTTGGGCAACGGGAAATTATCCGCGGAGTGGAAGCAAGCATCGCTTACGCCCGCCCAGATGCCTACCAACTCACCCAAGCTTTGGGGCCTCGTGACGAAAAGTCGATTAATCCCGATGTGGGCTTTTTTGAAATCAATGAAGATACTCTTCTGCTGTTGGCATCGGATGGTCTATCAGATAATGATTTAATAGAAACCCATTGGCAGACTCACTTAGAACCGTTACTTAGTTCTGGCGTTAACTTAGAACGGGGCGTTACAGACTTAATTGATTTGGCGAACCAACACAATGGTCACGACAATATTACTGGTATACTTATTCGAGCAAAAGTACGTCCAAATCTGGAAAGTTAAAAAAAATGGGGGGTGGCGAATGGGGCATAAAGACTGGGAAATAATTCTCCTAATCCCTACTCCCCACTCCCTATTCCCCACTCCCCACTCCCTCTTACCTTTTAGGTTGTATTGTGGTTAGTCTGACTCTGTTAGAACCGCAACAGAAAACGCCCCTCCAGCAGTGGTGCTTTGAGAACTCTTCCATAATTCGGATTGGTCGAGCGGCAGATAATCATGTTGTTTTAACTGATACTTTAGTTTCGCGGCATCATCTAGAACTGAGACAAGTAGATTCTGCTGACAATGGCGGTGGTTGGCGGCTGATTAGTCAGGGTACTAATGGGACTTTCCTCAACGGTGTCCTTGTAATTCAGAGTCCGTTACCAGATAATTCCCTGTTGCAACTGGCACAGGGAGGCCCAATACTGAAATTCCAAATTCAGGATGTAACAGTACTGGAAACTGGTGTGCGATCGCAACAGCTGCAAGAAACAGACGAAAACGCCGTTGCAACACTCCACTCAGCCGAAGGTAGATCCACTTGCACCCATGAAGGCAATTCGCCAAACAATCTGTTTTGCATCCACTGCGGCCAACCTCTCTCAGTACAACAGAAAATTCGCCATTATCAGGTGTTGCGAACTCTCGGACAAGGAGGCATGGGTACTACTTATCTGGCTTGGGATGCGGCTGGTCAGATTGCGGGTATGCCACAACTGCTGGTGTTGAAGCAAATGAATGCTGATATGGTAAAAATTGCCAAAGCTCAAGAATTATTTGAGCGGGAGGCGTATACTCTCAAATCCCTTAACCATCCGGGAATTCCCAAGTATTACGATTTCTTTGTAGAAGACGGAAAAAAATACTTGGCAATGGAACTAATCCACGGACAGGATTTAGAGAGACGTGTCTATACTACTGGGCCAGTTACGCCAAACCAAGCGATCGCTTGGATGATCCAAACCTGCGATATTTTAGAATATCTTCATAGCCAAGAGCCTCCACTGATTCACCGCGACATTAAACCCGCCAACTTAATGGTGCGAAGTTCACTAAATCGCATAGTGGTGCTAGATTTTGGCGCAGTTAAGGAAATTGGCACAGCGCCCGGTACTCGCATTGGTGCAGAAGGTTATTGCGCTCCTGAACAAGAACGAGGACAACCTTTGACTCAATCTGATTTGTATGCAATTGGGCCAACGGTGATTTTTCTGCTCACAGGCGAAAACCCTTTCAAGTATTACCGCCAACAAGGGCGAAACTTCAGGTTTGATGTGGCAAAAGTTCCCACTATTAGTTCCCAATTAAGGGATGTAATTGATCGCGTTACAGAACCATTGCCACGCGATCGCTATCAAACTGCAAAGGAATTAGCTGCGGCGTTAGCTGGCTGCCAAGTTTAGAGAGTTAGGAGTTAGGAGTAGAGACGCGATTAATCGCGTCTCTACAAAAGTTAGGAGTTAGAATTCTTCCCCTACTTCCCCTGCTTCCTCATCCCCCTCATTCCCCCTATTCCCTATTCCTCATCCCAAGTCTCTACAGCTAGCAATTCACTAACTGGGTCTTGCATACTAAAGCCAAAGTCAAGCAGTTCCTGTTTCCAGTGCTGCCATTCATTACCGTAGAGCAAGGCGATTTTCCAGATGCTATCGCTTGGCTTGATAATGTTCGATTCTATGAGTGATTGCACGTTGCGCTGCAATTTCACCATTGGGTGAATCACTTGCTGAGTCATAACCTCGATTGAATTCAGATTTTGTTGGTAAATACTTAATTAAAACTGCTTCCCATTCTGCAATTGTTGCCGGATCGTAGAGTGGTGTAATTTTGGTAAAGCTAGTCTTAACTTTTTAACTATACCATAACAAACTCTACTAAATTACTGGTAAATTCGCTTTTGTACGGTAATTACCACCACAAAACTCTAAATTCACCAAGCAGTCCTTAAACTTTTTGCAGAACCTGGGCAAAGGTTCAGGGGAAAGGATTAAGGCATAAAACGGTAAGGGATGCTTTTGTTTCCCCTTTTCCCTTTAACCGTCTTCTTTTTCCTTGTAACCTATAACCACTAGAGTGCAACAGTATCTTTTGTAAGATATCTATTGTAGACGTCGAGCAAAATAATTAGTCGTCTGGGAAGTTGCACTATGTAGTGTGACTGAGGACGACTGGGAAAATTTTATTTGTTTTAATCACAAAAAATATGTGTGCTTGTTGAAGAACTATAGGACACGGGCTAGTTTGAAAGTTTTTGACTGACAGGGAAATTTGCAATTGAGTAGAAATATCTACTGTTTCTATTTATTTAAACGTTATTTACAATATCGCAAACATCTAACTTTAGGCTGAATCATCGCAAATCTTTATATAATCTTAATTTTTCGTCCATTGGAGGTTTTGCTTTGAACGATAGGAGCGATGCCTACGGCGGTAAACTACGCATGGCAAAATTGGCGGTACAGCCATAAGCTCACCATATAGCTTTTTTGTCTTCAGAGTCAGCATTTGAAGTTTGTGTAAAAAATTTCTAGCGAAGATGTTAGTTTCCTTGGGGAGATGGGTAACCTCATAACGGGAGGCTTGCTACTACCTAAGTATTTACCGCAGCAAGTATATGAGGCATGGCTGGTTCTGGGGAAGAATACGTAATTATCCGTAAAAAGCAGATTGAGCGGCGACAGAAGATTGTAACCATAGTGTCGTTAGTGTCGTTTGTTGGTTCTACGGTGTTTGCAGTAATTCCGGCAATCCAACAGGCTAGTCAACCTAAGCCAGTAAGTGCGTCTCCTTCTGTTGAGTCAGAATTACAACAACAGGCGCGGGGCTATGAGTTGGTTTTACAACGGGAACCAGAAAACCAACTTGCTCTAGAGAAACTGTCTATAGTGCGGTTGCACTTGAAGGATGCTAAGGGTGCGATCGCACTTTTGGAGAAGCTGGTGAAGTTGCACCCTGATCGGCAAGATTACAAAGTTGTATTAAAGCAGATTAAGAAGCAAGAGGGAAATAGCGATTCCCAGACAAATAACGAGCCGAAGTCTAATTAATAAAGGGTGCGATCGCATTAATGGAGAGGTTGGTGAAATTGCATCCTAACAGGCAGGATTATCAGACTGTGTTGGCGGATGTGAAGAAGCAGGAGAGCGATCGCTAGACAAATAGTTCAACAAACTTAATTGAGATTTATTGTCTAATTAAACTATATAGCCAAACAAAATCATCTTCACTTTTGACTTAAGCGTTTCATGCTATAAAGCATTTTTTAAAGATTTACTATAATACGATTGTGTTTTGGCAAAGCTTTATGTTTCTAATTAAACTTCTGAGAATAAATAATTATGAATTTCGATAAAAATCAAGAATTTTGCTCAACAGGTGAAATCGGAATTATTGAAAGATTTATTGGTGATAAAAATATAGTTTTTGATGTTGGTGCTAATGTAGGGAGTTGGAGCAAAACGGTTTTACAAAAGCATGAGCAAGTTCAAATACATTTGTTTGAGCCTGTACCTGATAACTATAAGAAACTGAATAATAACTTAGTAGAGTGGTTAGAAAAAGAAAATATACACCCTAATCAAATTGCAGTAGCTAACCACGAAAATACACAAACTTTTTATTACTATGAAGATAATCCGGCATGGAGTACCTTTTATCGCCGTTTCGATGTGGAAAGACAATATAGTCTTAAACCACCCATTGAATTACCAGTGGTCACTACAACTATTGATAAATACTGTCAGCAATTACAAATCAACAGAATTAACTTCTTAAAAATTGATACTGAAGGAGGAGAATTAGATGTTCTCTATGGAGTAAAAGAATTACTTAGAAAAGGCAAAATTGATTATATACAATTTGAATATGGCGGGACATTTCAAGATGCTAGTATTACTTTAAAACAAGTATTTAATTATTTACAAAATTTCAGATATTTTTTGTTAAAAATAGAGGTAGAAAATTTAATTTATATACCAGAGTTTTTACCGGAATATGAAAATTTTGAATATAGTAATTACTTAGCAATTAATGAACGCTTCAAATCAGCTATTTTAGGACAAAAGCCTCAAATGCTTCCCTTAGCGGAACTTTGTGCCAGTAACTCTGTAAAACCCAGAGGTGTGATTCATGTTGGAGCGCATGAAGGACAAGAATTGAGTGATTATTTAGCAATGGGGGTAGAAAAGATACTTTATATCGAAGCTAACCCAATTGTATTTGAAAGATTACAGAAAAACATAGCCAATTATTCTAACGTTCAAGCAGTTTGTTGTGCTATTGGTAACGAGAATGGTACAGTTACTTTACGTATAACTTCAATGGATCAGAGCAGCTCTATTTTGCCTTTGAAAGTATCGTCGGAAATATATCCCATGATTAAGGAAACTGAGCAAATTACAGTACCGTGTAAAACTCTTGATAGTTTGTTAGAAGAATTCAACCTAAATCCGGCTGACTTTAATATCCTCAATATTGATATTCAAGGAGCAGAACTATTAGCATTACAAGGGGCAACTAAAACATTAAAATACATCGAAGCTATTAACACAGAAGTCAACTATGAAGAGCTTTATGCCGGATGTGCCTTAATTGATGAAATAGATGACTTTTTAGAAACCTATGATTTTGAAAGAATAGCTACAACTACACCTTATCATTCATCTTGGGGAGATGCTTTTTATACTAAAAAAGCAATAATCACCATGTCAACTCTAGGAAAAAATGGGAGATTTGCTAATCAAATTTTTCAATATGCTTTTTTAAAAATATATGCCCAGGAACATAATCTGAGAGTAGAAACACCATCTTGGATAGGACAGACTCTTTTTGAACATAATGAGCCACCTATTTCCCAATTACTACCAGTATTTCCAGAAATAACCAATAATATCAAGGATGCAATCATCCCCAATACAGACCAAGTATTTAAGAATGTTGATTTTTGGGGATATTTTCAATACAACACTAAATACTATGCTCCACATAAAGAGTATTTTCGTTCTTTATTTCAGCCAGTAGCAGAAATTAAAGCGAAAGTTGAGCAAGGGGTTCAAAGTCTTCGTAATAAAGGAAAAACTGTAATTGGGATTCATTTACGGCGAGGAGATTATGGTTATCAACATTTTTTCATCGCACCGAGTCAATGGTATCTGGAATGGTTAGAGAATATTTGGGCAACCCTGGATGAACCAGTATTATTCATTGCCAGTGATGAAATAGATAAAGTCAAACAAGATTTTAGTCCATATAATCCGGTAACAGCTAGAGATTTAAATTGTGAATTAGATCAAGCAGATTTTTATCTAGACTTTTACTTACTTAGTAAATGTGATATTTTAGCAATTTCTAACAGTTCTTTTTCTTTCGCTGCTGCGATTTTAAATGAACAAGGAAAGTTATTTATGCGCCCACATTTACCGTCAAAAAAACTGATTCACTTTAATCCTTGGGCTGCCGAGACAATCTTCCGTGATGCCAAAATTGAACATTACCAAAAACAAACATCTTCGGAAATTAAATCTAAATTAACAACCCCCGTTGCGTTTTTAATATTTAACCGCCCTGATACTACTACGAGGGTATTTGAAGCAATCCGTCAAGCTAAACCGCCTAAATTATTAGTAGTAGCAGATGGAGCGAGAGTAGCTCATCAGGGAGAAGCAGAAAAATGCGCCGCTACAAGAGCAATTATTAATCAAGTTGATTGGGAATGTGAAGTATTAACTAATTACTCTGATGTTAATTTAGGTTGTCGAAAAAGAGTTAGTAGTGGTTTAGATTGGGTATTTTCTCAAGTTGAAGAAGCGATTATTTTAGAAGATGATTGTCTTCCTCACTCTAGCTTCTTCCGCTTTTGTGAAGAGTTATTAGAAAAGTATCGTCATAATTCCAGAATCATGTTGGTTTCTGGACAGAATCTCCAGTTTGGACAAAAAACACGAAATTATAGTTATTATTTTTCTCGTTATAACCATTGTTGGGGATGGGCTACTTGGAAAAGAGCATGGCAATATTATGATGATACTATGGCACTTTGGCCTCAAGTGAGAGATGAAAATTGGCTATTTGATATTCTCCAAGATGAACAAGCATTTAGATACTGGTCAGCAACTTTCCAAGGTATCTATGAAGGATTTGATAGTTGGAATTATCCTTGGCTATTTGCTTGTTATATAAATCAAGGTTTAAGTGTTTTACCAAATATAAATTTAGTTTCTAATATTGGTTTTGGAAAAGAAGGAACTCATGCAACAGATTCAAATAGTATACTATCTAATATACCTGTTGAAGAAA contains:
- a CDS encoding FHA domain-containing serine/threonine-protein kinase; the protein is MVSLTLLEPQQKTPLQQWCFENSSIIRIGRAADNHVVLTDTLVSRHHLELRQVDSADNGGGWRLISQGTNGTFLNGVLVIQSPLPDNSLLQLAQGGPILKFQIQDVTVLETGVRSQQLQETDENAVATLHSAEGRSTCTHEGNSPNNLFCIHCGQPLSVQQKIRHYQVLRTLGQGGMGTTYLAWDAAGQIAGMPQLLVLKQMNADMVKIAKAQELFEREAYTLKSLNHPGIPKYYDFFVEDGKKYLAMELIHGQDLERRVYTTGPVTPNQAIAWMIQTCDILEYLHSQEPPLIHRDIKPANLMVRSSLNRIVVLDFGAVKEIGTAPGTRIGAEGYCAPEQERGQPLTQSDLYAIGPTVIFLLTGENPFKYYRQQGRNFRFDVAKVPTISSQLRDVIDRVTEPLPRDRYQTAKELAAALAGCQV
- a CDS encoding DUF4327 family protein, which gives rise to MTQQVIHPMVKLQRNVQSLIESNIIKPSDSIWKIALLYGNEWQHWKQELLDFGFSMQDPVSELLAVETWDEE
- a CDS encoding tetratricopeptide repeat protein, with product MAGSGEEYVIIRKKQIERRQKIVTIVSLVSFVGSTVFAVIPAIQQASQPKPVSASPSVESELQQQARGYELVLQREPENQLALEKLSIVRLHLKDAKGAIALLEKLVKLHPDRQDYKVVLKQIKKQEGNSDSQTNNEPKSN
- a CDS encoding FkbM family methyltransferase is translated as MNFDKNQEFCSTGEIGIIERFIGDKNIVFDVGANVGSWSKTVLQKHEQVQIHLFEPVPDNYKKLNNNLVEWLEKENIHPNQIAVANHENTQTFYYYEDNPAWSTFYRRFDVERQYSLKPPIELPVVTTTIDKYCQQLQINRINFLKIDTEGGELDVLYGVKELLRKGKIDYIQFEYGGTFQDASITLKQVFNYLQNFRYFLLKIEVENLIYIPEFLPEYENFEYSNYLAINERFKSAILGQKPQMLPLAELCASNSVKPRGVIHVGAHEGQELSDYLAMGVEKILYIEANPIVFERLQKNIANYSNVQAVCCAIGNENGTVTLRITSMDQSSSILPLKVSSEIYPMIKETEQITVPCKTLDSLLEEFNLNPADFNILNIDIQGAELLALQGATKTLKYIEAINTEVNYEELYAGCALIDEIDDFLETYDFERIATTTPYHSSWGDAFYTKKAIITMSTLGKNGRFANQIFQYAFLKIYAQEHNLRVETPSWIGQTLFEHNEPPISQLLPVFPEITNNIKDAIIPNTDQVFKNVDFWGYFQYNTKYYAPHKEYFRSLFQPVAEIKAKVEQGVQSLRNKGKTVIGIHLRRGDYGYQHFFIAPSQWYLEWLENIWATLDEPVLFIASDEIDKVKQDFSPYNPVTARDLNCELDQADFYLDFYLLSKCDILAISNSSFSFAAAILNEQGKLFMRPHLPSKKLIHFNPWAAETIFRDAKIEHYQKQTSSEIKSKLTTPVAFLIFNRPDTTTRVFEAIRQAKPPKLLVVADGARVAHQGEAEKCAATRAIINQVDWECEVLTNYSDVNLGCRKRVSSGLDWVFSQVEEAIILEDDCLPHSSFFRFCEELLEKYRHNSRIMLVSGQNLQFGQKTRNYSYYFSRYNHCWGWATWKRAWQYYDDTMALWPQVRDENWLFDILQDEQAFRYWSATFQGIYEGFDSWNYPWLFACYINQGLSVLPNINLVSNIGFGKEGTHATDSNSILSNIPVEEIQFPLKHPPFIIRDTLADNFTERTFYSGTLPKIEQAINITKLLNNAIYLLAINTNKINLQNTTLVTISSVDIELTLLSLVISNLNANFNRVLFFTSEEIDQRYLEFFPQLEIIKIAPIGNLVEYSRFVIKELNSFIDTEFCLVTQGDGFIINPQLWSEEFLNYDYIAAPWRKQTHLVNSQGKTVDILDLTKNRVGNGGFSLRSKKLLEVSSQLDFDNLKTSSLSEDLIICHYFYDWFKDQDIKFAPLEIAVKFSFEQPIEEIDNFSWENTFGFHGKTSLIPVLNKLSQDFNLDCTSEKQQNSNFINDFKLKEINIVIFPDWSVDEDDLGVEIQQVIQSIATHPDKSKITLLIDTSDTSGEEADIFLAAIAMNIMMQEEIDITEELTISLIVDLTEIQWQTLLPLINARISLKHENQKIIVSKQVEQIPSYFLKNLKEVSTVQFFLS